A window of Desulfomicrobium macestii contains these coding sequences:
- the rsmD gene encoding 16S rRNA (guanine(966)-N(2))-methyltransferase RsmD, protein MRIIAGEYRGRRISTTEGPGYRPATGKVRESLFSMLESLGVEWPQTRVADIFAGSGSLGIEALSRGARDAVFVEKAAQAAILIRSNMEALGVERRRCGVVKADALRWLASGGRGPFGLVFIDPPYGKDLLLPTLGLLLEHGALAQDGIVCVEVEAGLRFENPPRQDLILLRDKLYGQTRICIWRRN, encoded by the coding sequence GTGCGCATCATCGCCGGGGAGTACAGGGGCAGACGCATCAGCACCACCGAAGGGCCCGGCTACAGGCCCGCCACGGGCAAGGTGCGGGAGTCCCTGTTCTCCATGCTTGAGTCCCTGGGCGTGGAATGGCCCCAGACCCGGGTGGCGGATATTTTCGCGGGCAGCGGATCTCTTGGCATCGAGGCCTTGAGCCGGGGCGCCCGCGATGCCGTCTTCGTGGAGAAGGCCGCCCAAGCGGCAATCCTCATTCGGTCCAATATGGAGGCGCTTGGCGTGGAGCGGCGGCGTTGCGGCGTGGTCAAGGCCGACGCACTGCGCTGGCTTGCAAGCGGCGGGCGCGGACCGTTCGGGCTTGTCTTCATCGACCCTCCCTACGGCAAGGACCTGCTGCTGCCCACTCTCGGGTTGCTGCTGGAACATGGAGCGCTCGCGCAGGACGGCATCGTCTGCGTCGAGGTGGAGGCGGGACTCAGGTTCGAAAACCCTCCCCGTCAGGATCTGATTCTTCTTCGGGACAAACTTTACGGGCAAACAAGGATTTGCATATGGCGCAGAAACTAG
- the coaD gene encoding pantetheine-phosphate adenylyltransferase yields MAQKLERVAVYPGTFDPFTNGHLSLVRRGLEVFDKVIVAVAKDSGKNPLFTLDERVEMIREVFRGQLRVEVEGFSGLLVEYVPSKGANTILRGLRAVSDFEYEFQMALMNRKLKPSIHSVFMMTDYRWLYISSTIIKDVARLGGVVEGLVPESILARVVARMDEKRSALALPASGEPKLT; encoded by the coding sequence ATGGCGCAGAAACTAGAGCGGGTGGCGGTCTATCCGGGCACCTTCGATCCTTTCACCAACGGGCATTTGAGCCTGGTGCGCAGGGGCCTTGAAGTCTTCGACAAGGTCATCGTGGCCGTGGCCAAGGACTCGGGTAAGAACCCTCTTTTCACGCTCGATGAGCGGGTGGAGATGATCCGCGAGGTTTTTCGCGGTCAGCTGCGCGTCGAGGTGGAAGGCTTTTCCGGGCTGCTGGTCGAGTACGTGCCAAGCAAGGGCGCCAACACGATCCTGCGCGGGCTCCGTGCGGTCTCGGATTTCGAATACGAATTCCAGATGGCCCTCATGAACCGAAAACTCAAGCCCAGCATCCATTCCGTCTTCATGATGACCGACTACCGCTGGCTTTACATCAGTTCGACCATCATCAAGGACGTGGCCAGGCTGGGCGGAGTCGTCGAGGGGCTGGTGCCCGAAAGCATCCTCGCCCGTGTGGTCGCGCGCATGGATGAAAAGCGCAGCGCCCTGGCCCTGCCTGCTTCCGGAGAGCCGAAGCTGACATGA
- the miaA gene encoding tRNA (adenosine(37)-N6)-dimethylallyltransferase MiaA: protein MTDISLLCLVGATGTGKTAAALALALALDGAVVNFDSRQVYAGLGVVTAQPTEQERAVCPHALYGYLPINTPVRAGAFAGEIMDQVRAYRDKGLAPILVGGTGLYLKSLVDGLAPIPDIDPRIREEVVGECRAHGSQVLHGRLQLLDPDYAAKIHPNDPQRICRALEVIAATGRTLTWWHGQTSRPAGLRVLKIGISADLNSLTPRLARRIDLMLEAGAQEEVRLAYESCPDRMAPGFSGIGCPELLAVLLDGVSLDQARRDWLRSTRAYAKRQLTWFNKDNEIFWHQPEDVRGIVDRAGRFLESAAAS, encoded by the coding sequence ATGACGGATATTTCGCTTCTCTGTCTGGTCGGGGCCACGGGCACGGGCAAGACCGCGGCGGCCCTGGCGCTGGCCCTGGCGCTTGACGGCGCGGTGGTCAACTTCGATTCCCGGCAGGTTTATGCGGGGCTCGGGGTAGTCACGGCCCAGCCCACGGAGCAGGAGCGGGCCGTCTGCCCGCATGCCCTCTACGGGTACCTGCCCATAAACACTCCCGTTCGCGCCGGGGCCTTTGCCGGCGAGATCATGGATCAGGTCCGGGCTTACCGGGACAAGGGCCTGGCGCCCATCCTTGTAGGGGGGACCGGCCTTTATCTGAAAAGTCTCGTGGACGGCCTGGCTCCCATTCCCGACATCGATCCGCGCATCCGCGAGGAAGTGGTCGGCGAATGCCGGGCCCATGGATCGCAGGTTCTGCACGGCCGTCTGCAGCTCCTTGATCCGGACTATGCCGCCAAAATCCATCCCAACGATCCCCAGCGCATCTGCCGCGCCCTGGAAGTCATCGCCGCCACCGGGCGGACTCTGACCTGGTGGCACGGCCAAACCTCCCGGCCGGCGGGCTTGCGGGTGCTCAAGATCGGGATTTCCGCCGATCTGAACTCCCTGACGCCGCGCCTGGCCCGGCGTATCGACCTGATGCTTGAGGCGGGGGCCCAGGAGGAAGTACGGCTGGCCTATGAGAGCTGCCCGGACCGCATGGCTCCGGGATTTTCCGGCATCGGATGCCCGGAACTGCTGGCGGTTCTGCTTGACGGCGTGAGCCTCGACCAGGCCCGCCGTGACTGGCTGCGCAGCACCCGGGCCTACGCCAAGCGCCAGTTGACCTGGTTCAACAAGGACAACGAAATTTTCTGGCACCAGCCCGAAGATGTGCGCGGCATCGTGGATCGGGCCGGGCGTTTCCTGGAGTCGGCTGCCGCTTCCTGA